The DNA segment CAAGTGGCGATAAACCAAAATATAAATGGCGTAGATGATTTTAGGAAATAGTATCAAAACAGTATCATTCACCTCCCTATAGACGCAAAAAAAGCCGATTTAATCGGCTTTTTTAGTAATTTGGGTACTACTCAAACTCAATCGTCCCCGGAGGCTTACTCGTAATATCATACACCACCCGATTCACATGCTTCACCTCATTCACAATACGATTACTGATTACATCCAGCACCTCATACGGAATCTTCGCCCAATCCGCCGTCATGCCGTCAATCGAAGTCACCGCACGGATAGCCACCGCATAATCATATGTACGCTGATCCCCCATAACACCAACGGAACGCATATTCGTCAGACATGTAAAATACTGCCAAACCTCCTTCTGCAATCCAGCCTTCGCAACTTCCTCACGCAAAATCAGATCAGAATCCCGAACAATTTCCAGCTTTTCCTCTGTAATATCGCCCAGCACACGGATACCCAATCCAGGTCCTGGAAACGGCTGCCGCCATACCATCTCATCAGGCAATCCCAACTCCGTCCCCAATGCACGAACCTCGTCCTTAAATAACGTATTCAATGGCTCAATTAGCTGAAACTGCATATCCTCAGGCAACCCGCCTACATTGTGATGTGACTTAATTGTCTGCGCAGTCTTAGTCCCTGACTCAATTACATCCGTATACAGAGTTCCTTGTGCCAGCCATTTGATATCCTCACCTGATGTCAGCTTTTTCACTTCCTCATCAAAGGTATACACAAACTCATTCCCAATGATTTTACGCTTCTTCTCCGGATCACTCACACCAGCCAGCTTACTCAGGAAACGCTCCTTTGCATCGATTTTCACCAGATTGATATTCATCTCGCGTCCGAATGTCTCCATAACGCTTTCCGCCTCGCCTTTGCGCAGCAAGCCGTGATCAATAAACATACAAATCAGCTGATCCCCAATCGCCTTATGCAGCAATGCCGCAACAACAGAGGAATCCACGCCTCCGCTCAATCCCAGCAGCACCTTGTCCGTACCAACAGTCTTGCGGATTTTCTCAATCTCCATATCAATGAAGCTATGCATAGACCAGTCATTCTTTGCCTTGCAAACCTCAAATACAAAATTTTTCAAAATCTCATTTCCATACTCAGAATGGCGCACCTCCGGATGGAACTGCAGCGTATAAATATTCTTCTCTGTATTGCTTGTAGCCGCAAATGTACAGGTATCACTGTATGCATCCTTAACAAAGCCATCAGCCAATGTATCCACCTGATCCCCATGACTCATCCAGACGATCTGCTTTTCCGGCAGTCCTTTGAATATCGGCGAATCTGTTTCAACCGTGATCTCTGTTCTTCCGTATTCCTTTGCTTCACATGCCTTCACACTTCCGCCATTCATAAAATGTGTCATCTGCATACCATAACAGATGCCAAGAACAGGAATTCCGGATTCAAAAATTGCAGGATCGCATTTGAATGCTTCCTCATCATATACACTGTTTGGCCCGCCAGAGAAAATGATTCCCTTGACATCTTTCAGTGCCAGAATTTCTTCCAGTGTCATCGTATGCGGGTGCAATTCAGAATAAACACCAAACTCACGAATACGCCGTGCTATTAGCTGGTTATACTGACTTCCAAAGTCAAGTACGATAATCTTATCAGCCATAAATGTATCCTCCTTATTAAGAAGCCGATACCATATCGAATATGTATAGTATCGGCGTCATCGAAATACTGATATTTCCTGTATTATAATATCATTATTTTTCTGATTTTAAAATCTTTTTCTACATAAATTGCGGCAGTGCAAAATAGATTAGGAAAATCACCATCAATACCCATACCGTGATGTGAACTTCCTTCGCTTTACCGGCAGCTGTCATCGCAATTGCATAGGCGATAAATCCAAATGCAATACCATTGGAAATGGAATACGTCAGAATCATCATGATTACAGTAATGAAACCGGCAGTCGCATAAATCATATTATCCCATTCGATTTCCTTTAACTGCTGAGCCATCAAAATTCCCACAACGACAAGAGCAGGAGCAGTTACTGCATTGGTCACAGCAGATAATACAATTGGGGCAAACAGAATGGATACAAAGAACAGAATTCCCGTCGTACATGCGGTCAAACCCGTTCTGCCACCAACTTCAACACCAGAAGTAGATTCCACAAAGGAAGTAACCGTTGAGGTACCTAAAGCAGCTCCGGCAACAGTACCTACCGCATCAGCTACCAGCGCACGCTCCACATTCTCCAATTCCCCCTTCTCATTTACCAGTCCAATCCGGTTCGCAACTGCAACCAGAGTACCTGCAGTATCGAAGAAATCAACAAACAGGAAGGAGAAAATAACGATAAATGCATTCAACGGATTCGCAAACAATTCTCCAATACCATCTACAAAAGAGCCAGCCGCATTCAGATGGAAATTCATTTCAAAGAAGTTATCAGGAAGTGCCGGCATACCCTTTAATTGGAATACAGCTCCGCACACAATTCCGATTACAGCCGTAATTACCATGCCCACAAAAACAGCAGCAGGAACCTTCTTTACAATCAGAGCAATGGTAAGCAGTATACCAAACAGTGCAAGCAATACCGTAGGATTTGAAAAATCACCGATTGTTACAAAAGTAGATGCACTACCGGCAACAATACCAGCATTTTTCAGTCCAACAAAAGCAATAAAGAAACCAATACCGGCACCAATCGCCATTTTCAACTGCTTTGGAATGGCATTGATGATTGCCTTACGGATACCAGTAACCGAAATCACGATAAAAATCAGACCGGAAATAAATACGCCAGCCAGCGCAGCCTGCCAGCTCATTCCCATCTGTCCGCAAATCGTATAGGCGAATAATGCATTAACCCCCATACCTGCAGCTAAGGCAACCGGATAATTTGCGACCAGCCCCATAACAATGGAGGCAAAGCCTGCAGAGATAGCAGTAGCCATAAAAACAGATGCGCGATCCATACCGGCATCATGCAGAATGGACGGGTTTACACCTAATATATAGGCCATAGCCAGAAAGGTGGTAATTCCGGCAAGTACTTCAGTTTTAACAGAAGTCTTCTTCGTGTTTAACTTAAATATCTTTTCTAACATAATTCCCTCTTTTCCGTCTCCCAAAACAAAAAAACACCGCAAGCTGCAGTATTCGTATATATGCTTCCATCGTAGTCTGAAATTGGTTTTCAGGTAGAAACGCTTTCACCATAATGTCGAAAGTATATACGATGTTTCTATAAGACTTGTACATTATAGACAAAAATGAAACAATTTGCAAGTAATTTTTTACCTGAATTACTCATAGAAAAAAAATCAAAAGAAAACGAGAAGGCATCTTCATTCCAGAAAAAACGCTTTCTCGTCCTCTACAACATAAGCTTGATTATCTTTACAGCAAATCCTCTGTAAACCAAGCTTCAGGTAAATTGTATCAAATGCTTTCCGCTCCTGCTTTTGATAGTGCGGACAAAAAGCTCCCTTGATCAACCCGGTTCCGTTTACGATATCATAACGATCCGTTGTAATATTACTGTAGCCATATTCAAATAACACATTTGCTCCGGCGCTGAGTCCGCATATAACAATTCCCAGATCAGCCAGCTCATGCAACAGCAAATCCAGCTTGCGTAACTGCAGTTGTTCCATAAGAAATGTGGTATCGCCGGCCCCGAGATATATTATATCCTGTCTGCGAAATGTATCATAGATTTCTTCAATATGCAGTTTGGTATGCAGAAGCCGTAATGCTTGCACCTCACAGCCAAGGGTTCGATAATACTGCTTAAAGCGCTTGGCATATCCCTGATCGTCCCTGCTTGCAAGCGGCAGGAACAATACACGCGGTTTTGACTTTCCACATCTTGCTATCGCGTACATATCAATAGCTCTTGTTTCCTGTTTTTGAAAGCTGCCGCCTCCAATTGCTATCAGTGTTTTCATTTTAGAAAGAAACGGCTGTCCTTTAGAGCCTGCAGTGCCTGTTCAATTACATCATCACTCTGTACTAACGCAATACGCACGAAGCCTTCACCATATGCACCAAAGGAACTGCCAGGAGTTACAAGCATACCGCTTTTTTTTAACAGTTGCATGGCAAAATCTTCACTGTTACCGTAACCAGCCGGTATCTGAGCCCATAAGAACATGGTACTCTTACATGCTTCAATTTCCCAGCCTGCTTCCTTCGCTCCCTCGACAATACGGTTTCTTCTTTTCTGATATGTCACGCGTGTTTCTTTCACAATGCTTTGATCCTGTGTCAGAGCAGCTATTGCAGCTTTTTGAATCGGTAAAAACATACCATAATCTATATTACTTTTCAGTTTTCTCAGAATACCAACAATTTCCGAGTTACCTACACATATACCAATGCGTGCTCCTGCCATGCCATAGGTCTTACTGAAGGAATTGAATTCTATGCCTATGTCCTTTGCGCCCTCATAATATAAAAAGCTTTTTCCTTCTTCTCCATCAAACACGAGATTACTATAGGCCGTATCATGAATTACAATGATCTCATGTTCTTTCGCAAACTGAATCAGTTTTTCATAAAATGTATCCGGAGCTGTTGCGCCGGTTGGGTTATTTGGATAGGATACAATCATCATTTTTGCTCTGTCTGCGATTTCCTTTGGAATTGCGTCAAATTGTATAAGGTATTCATGCTCTTTCAGCATTGGCATTTCGTAAAGCTGAGCTCCGGCTATTTTAGGTCCATTCGCAAAGATCGGATAACTCGGTGAGGGAATTAACACAATGTCACCCTCATCACATAATGCGAGTGCAACATGGGCCAGACCTTCCTGTGAACCCTGAAGTGATAATATTTCTGTTTCTGGATTTAGTTCTATCTGATAACGTGTTTTATACCATTTCTGAATAGTTTCTCTGAATTCCTTTGTATCATGCAAGGAATACATATAACTTTCAGGCTGTTGAGCGGTTGTTATCAATGCGTCCATAACTGCTTTACTAGGTGCGATATTAGGTGATCCAATTGTAAAGTCATATACCGGCTTACCATTGCTGAGCATTCTCTGCTTTTCTTCATCCAGCTTACTGAACACACTTTCCGTAAGTGTTTCCATTCGTTTGGAAAATTTCATATTCTTCCTCTTTTCTAATTTATCAATTTCCCCCATTATAAAAGAAAAATACATTCCCTTCAATAGCTATGGATTAGATTTTAGTTTCTTCCAGCGCTGTATACTTATATAAATATACAACTGACCATAAATTACATAATCATCCTCTAAAGAATCTGTTATAATATGGATATAGAGAGATTTATATATACAATTGAACGGCGCGAACCCTAAGCTCACATGAAATCCCTGGGAGGTTCGCGCTTAGAAATTGTTTTAATCAAGCAAATGTAACTATTTTCATGGAATGATGATTAGATTATTTAATGAAAACAAGATTTTTGTTACATTTGCAGCTGTTTATTATAAATTTCACAGTCAGGGTCCTCGCGGGAGCCTGTGGATCTAAATCTATACATCTCAATAGCACCGCCTGAACCATTAAGTCAGGGTCCTCGCGGGAGCCTGTGGATCTAAATACCGATCTTTGAATCTAGTGGATGAGTTTGTTTGTCTGGGTCCTCGCGGGAGCCTGTGGATCTAAATAAGAAACTACGGGAAATGGGTTGCATGACATATAGTCAGGGTCCTCGCGGGAGCCTGTGGATCTAAATTTCCTCTCTTTCCGGCAATAGATTTTGCAGCGCTTGGTCAGGATCCTTGCGGGAGCCTGTGGATCTAAATAACAGCTTA comes from the Erysipelotrichaceae bacterium 66202529 genome and includes:
- a CDS encoding NCS2 family permease; translated protein: MLEKIFKLNTKKTSVKTEVLAGITTFLAMAYILGVNPSILHDAGMDRASVFMATAISAGFASIVMGLVANYPVALAAGMGVNALFAYTICGQMGMSWQAALAGVFISGLIFIVISVTGIRKAIINAIPKQLKMAIGAGIGFFIAFVGLKNAGIVAGSASTFVTIGDFSNPTVLLALFGILLTIALIVKKVPAAVFVGMVITAVIGIVCGAVFQLKGMPALPDNFFEMNFHLNAAGSFVDGIGELFANPLNAFIVIFSFLFVDFFDTAGTLVAVANRIGLVNEKGELENVERALVADAVGTVAGAALGTSTVTSFVESTSGVEVGGRTGLTACTTGILFFVSILFAPIVLSAVTNAVTAPALVVVGILMAQQLKEIEWDNMIYATAGFITVIMMILTYSISNGIAFGFIAYAIAMTAAGKAKEVHITVWVLMVIFLIYFALPQFM
- a CDS encoding dipeptidase — translated: MKTLIAIGGGSFQKQETRAIDMYAIARCGKSKPRVLFLPLASRDDQGYAKRFKQYYRTLGCEVQALRLLHTKLHIEEIYDTFRRQDIIYLGAGDTTFLMEQLQLRKLDLLLHELADLGIVICGLSAGANVLFEYGYSNITTDRYDIVNGTGLIKGAFCPHYQKQERKAFDTIYLKLGLQRICCKDNQAYVVEDEKAFFLE
- the guaA gene encoding glutamine-hydrolyzing GMP synthase is translated as MADKIIVLDFGSQYNQLIARRIREFGVYSELHPHTMTLEEILALKDVKGIIFSGGPNSVYDEEAFKCDPAIFESGIPVLGICYGMQMTHFMNGGSVKACEAKEYGRTEITVETDSPIFKGLPEKQIVWMSHGDQVDTLADGFVKDAYSDTCTFAATSNTEKNIYTLQFHPEVRHSEYGNEILKNFVFEVCKAKNDWSMHSFIDMEIEKIRKTVGTDKVLLGLSGGVDSSVVAALLHKAIGDQLICMFIDHGLLRKGEAESVMETFGREMNINLVKIDAKERFLSKLAGVSDPEKKRKIIGNEFVYTFDEEVKKLTSGEDIKWLAQGTLYTDVIESGTKTAQTIKSHHNVGGLPEDMQFQLIEPLNTLFKDEVRALGTELGLPDEMVWRQPFPGPGLGIRVLGDITEEKLEIVRDSDLILREEVAKAGLQKEVWQYFTCLTNMRSVGVMGDQRTYDYAVAIRAVTSIDGMTADWAKIPYEVLDVISNRIVNEVKHVNRVVYDITSKPPGTIEFE
- a CDS encoding aminotransferase class I/II-fold pyridoxal phosphate-dependent enzyme, whose translation is MKFSKRMETLTESVFSKLDEEKQRMLSNGKPVYDFTIGSPNIAPSKAVMDALITTAQQPESYMYSLHDTKEFRETIQKWYKTRYQIELNPETEILSLQGSQEGLAHVALALCDEGDIVLIPSPSYPIFANGPKIAGAQLYEMPMLKEHEYLIQFDAIPKEIADRAKMMIVSYPNNPTGATAPDTFYEKLIQFAKEHEIIVIHDTAYSNLVFDGEEGKSFLYYEGAKDIGIEFNSFSKTYGMAGARIGICVGNSEIVGILRKLKSNIDYGMFLPIQKAAIAALTQDQSIVKETRVTYQKRRNRIVEGAKEAGWEIEACKSTMFLWAQIPAGYGNSEDFAMQLLKKSGMLVTPGSSFGAYGEGFVRIALVQSDDVIEQALQALKDSRFFLK